From the genome of candidate division WOR-3 bacterium:
TAGAAAAAATCCTGCGGCTCAATCTCACCTAGCTCTTCAGCCTGCAATTGTTCGCGTAGTGTATCAATGGCAATCAGGCCAATACGCCCAATACCTGGCCAGCCACATAACATTATCGGCTCTTTCAAATCGACTTCCTTATAAATTCTTACCCCCATAATCAACTCTTGACCCGGTCCAGATATTTCTTGGTTTCTACATCAATTCTTATTATATCACCAGATTTAATAAACTGGGGCACCATAATCTCCATCCCGTTTTCCAGAATTGCCGATTTATATGCAGCATCAAACTCGCCTTTTAAGCCTTCACCGGTTGATGTCACTTTAATCTCAACGGTTTTAGGTATTATCACATCTATCGGCTCTCCTTCGTAGAACTCAACCTTTAGCTTCGCCCCTGGAGTGAGAAATTTGCTAAATTCACCCAATTTTTCAGTCCCA
Proteins encoded in this window:
- the efp gene encoding elongation factor P is translated as MVQASELRIGMIIKLHNEIYKVISAEIKAGTAKFGSIVHAKLRNLRTHSLTEQRFHPDDKIEDVIVDVVPMEFLYQDGRNFCFMHPETYDQILIGTEKLGEFSKFLTPGAKLKVEFYEGEPIDVIIPKTVEIKVTSTGEGLKGEFDAAYKSAILENGMEIMVPQFIKSGDIIRIDVETKKYLDRVKS